In a single window of the Pseudohongiella acticola genome:
- a CDS encoding thioredoxin family protein, producing the protein MTSTPQYNASAPEPDDIEQTSGPLVLEFGTNWCGHCQAAQPLITSAFADHASVQHLKIEDGKGRRLGRLHNVKLWPTLIFMRDGQEIARLVRPTDRENIRRALDQIS; encoded by the coding sequence ATGACATCAACCCCGCAATACAACGCCAGCGCCCCTGAACCTGACGACATTGAGCAGACGTCAGGGCCGCTGGTTCTTGAATTTGGCACCAACTGGTGTGGCCATTGCCAGGCTGCTCAGCCGCTGATTACCAGCGCTTTTGCTGATCACGCGTCCGTTCAGCATCTCAAAATCGAAGATGGCAAAGGCCGACGCCTGGGTCGACTTCATAACGTCAAGTTGTGGCCTACGCTGATCTTCATGCGCGACGGTCAGGAGATAGCCCGGCTGGTCCGCCCAACTGACCGAGAGAATATCCGGCGCGCGCTCGATCAGATAAGCTGA